The Acidobacteriota bacterium genomic sequence GCAGGATTCCGGCAGCAGATTGATGTGATCGACCTGAAGCACCCCGCGGTCGGCCCGGGCCAGCAGTCCCTCGCGGTAGCGCCAACGCGGGCCGGCAGCCGCCGGCTCGGGACCCAGACCTCCCAGCAGGCGATCCTCGCCCACTCCCAGGGGAGCCCTCACCAGCGCCGCTTCCCGGCCCTCGGGCTTCAATGCTTCCAGAAGGGCGGCAAAGGCCTTCACCAGCCTGCGCTTACCCGTTCCGGAAGGCGAAGCCATCAGCAGGCCGCCCAGACGAGGTTCCACGGCCAGCAACAGAAAGGCCTGCTTCGCCAGCGGTTGACCCACCACGGAAGCGAAAGGATCAACGGGAGCGGTCATTGAAATCCGTCGAAGAGTTGTCCATAAAGGACGGGAAACTGTAGAACCAACCTGGCGTGGTCACCGGCCGCAATCTGGTGGCGCGGCGTTCACCCCCACCGCATCAGCCTTCGCCATCCGGCGCTGCTTTGCGGCGCCGCGTATGCCCCCCACCGCATCAGCCTTCGCCTGCGGCTCGGCTTCTGCGACTCCCCCCTTGAGGGAGAGTCGGTGAGACAAGGGCGCCAGCCCGCCGTCGAACCGGAGGGGGGCAAACGCGGCGTCCCGTGAGTGACGACCAGTGGTCCTAATCCCCTAACCGCCGGCCGCCTGGGCATCCTTGGGCTCCAGCGGAAACACCCGGTCCAGAGCCTGCTCGATCCGGGCAGCCGATTCCAGCGGCTCCAGGGGATCTTTCTGCAGCCGGTGGCGCAGTGACATGACGGCCACCCGCCGGATATCCTCGGGCAGAACGACCTCCCTTCCCTGCCAGGCGGCCAGGGCGCGGGAGGCGCGATAGAGGGTCAACTCCCCCCGGTGGCCGGCCACTTCCAGCCGCAGACAGAGCTCGGCCATGCCCCGCAGCAACCCGGGATCCACACCGACCCGGGAGATTCGGGAAAGGGCCGCCTTCAGCTTGTGCCGCAACTCCTCCTGGAGCAGTTCCGCCTGGGCGCAGAACCCGGCGGGATCCTGTTCGAAGCCTTGACGTCTTCGCACGATCTCGATGCGCTCATCCAGGTCATCCAGGGTCCTGACCTCCACAAACAGGCCGAAGCGATCCAGCAACTGGGGTCGCAACTCCCCTTCCTCGGGATTGCCCGATCCCACCAGCACGAAGCGGGCGGCGTGGCTCACCGAGAGCCCCTCCCGCTCCACCTGGTTGCGACCGCTGGCGGCTGCATCCAGCAGGAGGTCCACCAGGAAGTCTTCGAGCAGATTGACCTCGTCGATGTAGAGAAAACCCTGATGGGCCTGGGCCAGCAGGCCCGGCTGGAACACCTTGGCCCCCCGGTTCAAGGCCTGCTCGATGTCGAGACTGCCGCAGACCCGGTCTTCGGTAGCCCCCAGGGGCAGATCGACCACCGGGACGGCAAAGGTCTCCCGGGGCAGGCGCTTGCCCTTCCCCCGGCGTTGGTGGCACTCCCGGCAAAGATCCCGAACCCGATTCGGATCGCAGTTGAAGGGGCAGTCCTTCACCCGGACTTTGGAAGGCAAGAGGTCGGCCAGAGCTCTCACTGCCGTGGACTTGGCGGTTCCCCGGTGCCCCATGACCACCACGCCTCCAATGTGGGAGTCGAGGACCGTCAGCAGAAGGGCCAGCTTCATGTCCTCCTGGCCGACGATGGCCGAAAAGGGGTAGACGGAGGGCGCAGTTCCACGGGACGCCTTGGTTCTCCGGGGCTTGGTCGCGCGGGGTTCGGGCAGGCTCACGTGTCGAGGGGTGTGACCGGGCCGTCTGGCTCCAGGTG encodes the following:
- the bchI gene encoding magnesium chelatase ATPase subunit I codes for the protein MSLPEPRATKPRRTKASRGTAPSVYPFSAIVGQEDMKLALLLTVLDSHIGGVVVMGHRGTAKSTAVRALADLLPSKVRVKDCPFNCDPNRVRDLCRECHQRRGKGKRLPRETFAVPVVDLPLGATEDRVCGSLDIEQALNRGAKVFQPGLLAQAHQGFLYIDEVNLLEDFLVDLLLDAAASGRNQVEREGLSVSHAARFVLVGSGNPEEGELRPQLLDRFGLFVEVRTLDDLDERIEIVRRRQGFEQDPAGFCAQAELLQEELRHKLKAALSRISRVGVDPGLLRGMAELCLRLEVAGHRGELTLYRASRALAAWQGREVVLPEDIRRVAVMSLRHRLQKDPLEPLESAARIEQALDRVFPLEPKDAQAAGG